One window from the genome of Salvia miltiorrhiza cultivar Shanhuang (shh) chromosome 7, IMPLAD_Smil_shh, whole genome shotgun sequence encodes:
- the LOC130993263 gene encoding uncharacterized protein LOC130993263 isoform X1, whose protein sequence is MRNRRERTLQDLCDVTPTLYQPQITPVLRGNIRMQGPSDEANCDSLTNMVTSENSSHCSGRSSKDYRGKSGTCNVCSAPCSSCFHVNKALLKSNNERGGETCTGNTETGQLSILSTVGGMDSTADSFSGNAAGKASSRTSNASNDSMVHSKCDGRRSPEGHDDCLSCVSGTDEQLNRKSDTEDSGNKCNKQNTEEISRKMSPSSSQTGTYSQNSGTVGISLTKSTDDAADLQKAQNTSEASNGKNLPHEESPMNVNNDKPSVTNVEILKGSIEHLNSSSPNDASDDVCGDPPKTDLNSTEKNDDMEIELHPADESDDSDMVEQDVKVCDICGDAGREDLLAICSRCSDGAEHTYCMREMLEKVPEGEWLCEECKTLELVGNGKQEKIGSMDENEKNNSSGRGSENLNNSDAEGHRTKSSTKNPSKRLRDDEDAEVSSIAKKPALESTIGSPKTSNSKLAVLSRESSLKSLDKGRLWSSNRSNLDTLPVNDATELAKPALDARGLNLRGNFLKSNSFNSLNSKPKVKLVDQVVIQRQKSAKEHGSFRLKEGVVRSIGKSMSFRSTNSNRSESKIKMLSPRPSNIQDLKNTKERSAFERQRSFRTEHLSNNSAMGASMSLTSRIDKRPSSRAESSSLASPTNHQEVKPVQTDGKSAALSRSLSLASRRNADLPSTTGEFKRPSKHGHSIPVLSSANGVNNTEQKHNQISVKQDPASCGVSEKLSVSASEGVSDGLVQSKDLANSADRPKEYSGSRVGPPSVRSSRDESDNLKAAIEAAVLRKPGVYRKHRASGQSDESSVPIVASVASNIDHMSSAKSRKLSSDAELAERPPVSWNFTADPLKEETLNSVKQSLMGRAEGLSSGVRDGVHVGLSSRDALSNVPAVMPLLLKSIAIPEHEYIWQGSFEIWRSGQTLELWDGIQAHLSTCASPKVVEAVNKFNNRIVLYEVPRASTWPVQFQENGVGDDNIALFFFAKDLHSHEKIYKVLLDNMMKNDLALKGNINGVELLIFPSNQLPVNLQRWNMLFFLWGVFRGKKELSLRQMPESTIAPRDIPPPIMSLPENRCSLRPISENASQDGHPGLKVPTSEELQGLTRVVKRDVTMDIPPLDQLGHGLNSSLSSTVKSDGAKQCEEVRGAYQESGISSSCSPPVAMTSPGSGREQMLMEPDTPVGNPHSPHDSCKSVAGTPKDGTCEGAILEKTCHQDELKIRMDAIDLSRDAEMPMDDDRGIKDLNVEPDKWLFSHKEPMLPGPSSSLGDHTLSTGTGYVSPRNHNMHNEAVRTIEKVNHIPTGSYALQSQHGEAGVGTVPKYYEHGHGERYFFPVQSQPVKGSTLTDGSMPWKRHLLDDDRLSDKAPNLELALGAEIKPLTLGIEPLLVSKIDHKVHEERILEEARKKKKAEEDVSASLSLSLSFPFPEKEVDARSEQQLMSQRKHVNTSSRLLFGNLRDN, encoded by the exons GTGACATCTGAAAATAGCAGCCATTGCTCCGGTAGAAGCTCAAAGGACTATCGAGGGAAGTCTGGGACATGTAATGTGTGTTCTGCTCCTTGCTCGTCCTGCTTTCATGTTAATAAGGCTCTACTAAAATCAAACAATGAGCGTGGTGGAGAAACCTGTACTGGGAATACTGAAACTGGGCAACTAAGCATACTGAGCACTGTTGGAGGCATGGATTCAACTGCTGATTCTTTTTCTGGAAATGCAGCAGGCAAGGCTTCCTCAAGGACTTCCAATGCATCCAATGATAGTATGGTGCACTCAAAGTGCGACGGTCGGAGATCTCCTGAAGGGCATGATGATTGCTTGTCATGTGTCAGTGGAACTGATGAACAGTTGAATAGAAAATCTGATACGGAGGATAGTGGGAATAAGTGTAATAAGCAGAACACTGAAGAAATTTCTAGGAAGATGTCACCTAGTAGCTCACAAACTGGGACATATTCACAAAATTCAGGCACAGTAGGAATTTCTCTTACAAAAAGCACTGATGATGCTGCTGACTTACAGAAGGCTCAGAATACCTCTGAAGCTTCTAATGGCAAGAACCTACCACATGAAGAAAGCCCAATGAATGTAAATAATGATAAGCCTTCAGTTACTAATGTTGAGATTTTGAAGGGTTCAATTGAGCATTTAAATTCATCATCACCTAATGATGCCTCTGACGATGTTTGTGGCGATCCTCCCAAAACGGATCTGAATTCCACTGAGAAGAATGATGACATGGAGATTGAACTTCATCCTGCTGATGAGAGTGACGACTCAGATATGGTGGAACAAGAT GTAAAAGTCTGTGATATCTGTGGGGATGCAGGGAGGGAGGATTTGCTTGCTATATGTTCTCGGTGCAGTGATGGAGCAGAACACAC ATACTGCATGCGGGAAATGCTGGAGAAAGTCCCTGAAGGGGAATGGCTTTGTGAAGAATGCAAGACATTGGAGCTGGTAGGAAACGGAAAGCAAGAAAAGATTGGAAGTATGgatgaaaatgagaaaaataattCATCCGGCCGAggaagtgaaaatttaaacaacTCTGATGCTGAGGGACACAGAACAAAAAGTTCTACAAAAAATCCTTCTAAAAGGCTTAGAGATGATGAAGATGCCGAAGTTTCTTCTATTGCAAAAAAGCCTGCCCTTGAGTCGACAATTGGGTCGCCAAAGACGTCCAATTCCAAACTAGCTGTTCTTTCTCGCGAGAGTTCTTTAAAGAGCTTAGATAAAGGAAGACTGTGGTCTTCAAATCGTTCTAATTTAGACACACTCCCAGTTAATGATGCTACAGAATTGGCAAAGCCTGCTTTAGATGCACGAGGGCTCAATTTACGAG GTAATTTCTTGAAATCTAATTCTTTTAACTCTCTGAATTCAAAACCAAAGGTCAAGCTCGTAGATCAAGTTGTTATTCAGAGGCAGAAATCAGCTAAGGAACATGGTTCTTTCCGTCTTAAGGAGGGTGTAGTCAGATCTATAGGCAAATCTATGTCATTTAGATCTACAAATTCCAATCGTTCTGAATCAAAAATAAAGATGTTATCGCCTAGACCGTCAAACATCCAGGAcctaaaaaatacaaaagagAGGAGTGCGTTTGAACGGCAGCGCTCATTCAGAACGGAACATCTATCAAATAATTCGGCAATGGGTGCTTCCATGAGTTTGACATCACGAATTGATAAAAGACCATCATCCAGGGCTGAATCATCTTCACTTGCCTCCCCTACCAATCACCAGGAGGTGAAACCAGTACAAACTGATGGTAAATCAGCAGCATTATCGAGGTCATTGAGTCTTGCATCTCGAAGGAATGCAGATTTACCCAGTACTACAG GTGAATTTAAGAGACCATCAAAACACGGCCATAGTATTCCTGTGCTTTCATCAGCCAATGGAGTTAATAATACTGAACAAAAACATAATCAGATTAGCGTGAAGCAGGATCCTGCCTCATGTGGTGTTTCTGAAAAGTTGTCTGTTAGTGCTAGTGAAGGTGTATCTGATGGATTAGTTCAGTCCAAGGATTTAGCAAATTCTGCTGACCGACCAAAGGAATATTCTGGAAGCCGTGTGGGCCCACCATCTGTAAGGTCCTCAAGAGATGAAAGTGACAACCTGAAAGCTGCAATTGAAGCTGCTGTACTGAGGAAGCCAGGAGTCTATAGGAAGCATAGAGCTTCTGGCCAATCTGATGAGTCATCCGTGCCAATTGTGGCTTCTGTAGCTTCTAATATAGACCACATGTCAAGTGCCAAAAGTAGAAAGTTATCTTCTGATGCGGAGCTAGCTGAGAGGCCTCCAGTATCTTGGAATTTTACTGCTGACCCTCTTAAAGAGGAAACTCTCAATAGTGTAAAGCAGTCTTTGATGGGTCGTGCAGAGGGTCTTTCTTCTGGAGTTCGAGATGGTGTTCATGTTGGCCTTTCCTCGCGAGATGCACTCAGTAATGTTCCAGCAGTAATGCCTCTCTTGTTGAAATCCATAGCAATCCCTGAGCATGAATATATTTGGCA AGGAAGTTTCGAGATTTGGCGAAGTGGTCAAACACTTGAGTTGTGGGATGGAATTCAAGCTCATCTATCGACATGTGCTTCACCTAAAGTTGTTGAAGctgtaaataaatttaataatagaaTTGTACTCTATGAAGTTCCTCGTGCAAGCACCTGGCCGGTTCAGTTTCAGGAAAATGGTGTTGGAGATGATAACATAGCCCTTTTCTTTTTTGCTAAAGACCTTCATAG CCACGAGAAGATTTACAAAGTTTTACTGGATAATATGATGAAGAATGACCTTGCTCTTAAAGGAAATATTAACGGTGTTGAGCTCCTCATATTTCCTTCTAATCAGCTTCCTGTTAACTTGCAAC GGTGGAATATGTTGTTCTTCCTTTGGGGTGTTTTCAGAGGAAAGAAAGAACTTAGCCTGCGGCAAATGCCTGAATCCACAATTGCACCTCGAGATATTCCCCCGCCAATAATGTCTTTGCCTGAGAATAGATGCTCGCTCAGGCCTATCTCTGAGAATGCAAGCCAAGATGGACATCCAGGGCTTAAAGTGCCTACTTCAGAAGAGTTACAGGGTTTAACTAGAGTTGTTAAAAGAGATGTTACTATGGATATACCTCCTTTGGATCAGCTTGGACATGGGCTAAATTCTAGTTTGTCATCTACAGTAAAAAGTGATGGTGCAAAGCAATGCGAAGAAGTGAGGGGTGCTTATCAG GAAAGCGGCATCAGTTCCAGTTGCAGTCCCCCTGTTGCCATGACAAGTCCTGGTTCTGGAAGGGAGCAAATGCTGATGGAGCCGGACACTCCAGTTGGCAATCCACATTCACCACATGATTCCTGCAAATCGGTGGCTGGTACCCCTAAGGATGGCACGTGTGAAGGAGCTATACTGGAGAAAACGTGTCATCAAGATGAGTTAAAGATAAGAATGGATGCTATAGATCTATCAAGAGATGCAGAAATGCCCATGGACGATGACAGGGGCATTAAAGACCTAAACGTGGAGCCTGACAAATGGCTCTTTAGCCATAAAGAACCGATGCTTCCTGGACCGTCGTCATCTTTAGGGGATCATACTCTCTCTACTGGCACTGGTTATGTGTCACCCAGAAATCATAATATGCACAATGAAGCTGTCAGAACAATTGAAAAA GTAAACCACATTCCTACGGGCTCCTACGCACTGCAGAGCCAACATGGTGAAGCTGGTGTTGGGACTGTCCCGAAATACTATGAACATGGACATGGTGAAAGGTACTTTTTCCCTGTGCAATCACAGCCTGTGAAGGGCTCAACCTTAACCGATGGATCTATGCCCTGGAAAAGGCATCTGCTAGATGATGATCGGCTGAGTGATAAAGCACCGAATCTAGAGCTTGCTTTAGGGGCAGAAATAAAACCACTGACTTTGGGCATTGAGCCGCTATTGGTTAGTAAAATAGACCATAAAGTACACGAGGAACGTATTCTCGAAGAggcaaggaagaagaagaaggcagAGGAGGATGTATCGGCGTCCCTCTCCCTTTCTCTGTCTTTCCCCTTCCCGGAGAAGGAGGTGGATGCTAGAAGTGAGCAGCAGCTCATGTCTCAGAGGAAACATGTGAATACTTCTTCAAGGCTTCTCTTTGGAAATTTGAGAGACAATTAG
- the LOC130993263 gene encoding uncharacterized protein LOC130993263 isoform X2 produces MDSTADSFSGNAAGKASSRTSNASNDSMVHSKCDGRRSPEGHDDCLSCVSGTDEQLNRKSDTEDSGNKCNKQNTEEISRKMSPSSSQTGTYSQNSGTVGISLTKSTDDAADLQKAQNTSEASNGKNLPHEESPMNVNNDKPSVTNVEILKGSIEHLNSSSPNDASDDVCGDPPKTDLNSTEKNDDMEIELHPADESDDSDMVEQDVKVCDICGDAGREDLLAICSRCSDGAEHTYCMREMLEKVPEGEWLCEECKTLELVGNGKQEKIGSMDENEKNNSSGRGSENLNNSDAEGHRTKSSTKNPSKRLRDDEDAEVSSIAKKPALESTIGSPKTSNSKLAVLSRESSLKSLDKGRLWSSNRSNLDTLPVNDATELAKPALDARGLNLRGNFLKSNSFNSLNSKPKVKLVDQVVIQRQKSAKEHGSFRLKEGVVRSIGKSMSFRSTNSNRSESKIKMLSPRPSNIQDLKNTKERSAFERQRSFRTEHLSNNSAMGASMSLTSRIDKRPSSRAESSSLASPTNHQEVKPVQTDGKSAALSRSLSLASRRNADLPSTTGEFKRPSKHGHSIPVLSSANGVNNTEQKHNQISVKQDPASCGVSEKLSVSASEGVSDGLVQSKDLANSADRPKEYSGSRVGPPSVRSSRDESDNLKAAIEAAVLRKPGVYRKHRASGQSDESSVPIVASVASNIDHMSSAKSRKLSSDAELAERPPVSWNFTADPLKEETLNSVKQSLMGRAEGLSSGVRDGVHVGLSSRDALSNVPAVMPLLLKSIAIPEHEYIWQGSFEIWRSGQTLELWDGIQAHLSTCASPKVVEAVNKFNNRIVLYEVPRASTWPVQFQENGVGDDNIALFFFAKDLHSHEKIYKVLLDNMMKNDLALKGNINGVELLIFPSNQLPVNLQRWNMLFFLWGVFRGKKELSLRQMPESTIAPRDIPPPIMSLPENRCSLRPISENASQDGHPGLKVPTSEELQGLTRVVKRDVTMDIPPLDQLGHGLNSSLSSTVKSDGAKQCEEVRGAYQESGISSSCSPPVAMTSPGSGREQMLMEPDTPVGNPHSPHDSCKSVAGTPKDGTCEGAILEKTCHQDELKIRMDAIDLSRDAEMPMDDDRGIKDLNVEPDKWLFSHKEPMLPGPSSSLGDHTLSTGTGYVSPRNHNMHNEAVRTIEKVNHIPTGSYALQSQHGEAGVGTVPKYYEHGHGERYFFPVQSQPVKGSTLTDGSMPWKRHLLDDDRLSDKAPNLELALGAEIKPLTLGIEPLLVSKIDHKVHEERILEEARKKKKAEEDVSASLSLSLSFPFPEKEVDARSEQQLMSQRKHVNTSSRLLFGNLRDN; encoded by the exons ATGGATTCAACTGCTGATTCTTTTTCTGGAAATGCAGCAGGCAAGGCTTCCTCAAGGACTTCCAATGCATCCAATGATAGTATGGTGCACTCAAAGTGCGACGGTCGGAGATCTCCTGAAGGGCATGATGATTGCTTGTCATGTGTCAGTGGAACTGATGAACAGTTGAATAGAAAATCTGATACGGAGGATAGTGGGAATAAGTGTAATAAGCAGAACACTGAAGAAATTTCTAGGAAGATGTCACCTAGTAGCTCACAAACTGGGACATATTCACAAAATTCAGGCACAGTAGGAATTTCTCTTACAAAAAGCACTGATGATGCTGCTGACTTACAGAAGGCTCAGAATACCTCTGAAGCTTCTAATGGCAAGAACCTACCACATGAAGAAAGCCCAATGAATGTAAATAATGATAAGCCTTCAGTTACTAATGTTGAGATTTTGAAGGGTTCAATTGAGCATTTAAATTCATCATCACCTAATGATGCCTCTGACGATGTTTGTGGCGATCCTCCCAAAACGGATCTGAATTCCACTGAGAAGAATGATGACATGGAGATTGAACTTCATCCTGCTGATGAGAGTGACGACTCAGATATGGTGGAACAAGAT GTAAAAGTCTGTGATATCTGTGGGGATGCAGGGAGGGAGGATTTGCTTGCTATATGTTCTCGGTGCAGTGATGGAGCAGAACACAC ATACTGCATGCGGGAAATGCTGGAGAAAGTCCCTGAAGGGGAATGGCTTTGTGAAGAATGCAAGACATTGGAGCTGGTAGGAAACGGAAAGCAAGAAAAGATTGGAAGTATGgatgaaaatgagaaaaataattCATCCGGCCGAggaagtgaaaatttaaacaacTCTGATGCTGAGGGACACAGAACAAAAAGTTCTACAAAAAATCCTTCTAAAAGGCTTAGAGATGATGAAGATGCCGAAGTTTCTTCTATTGCAAAAAAGCCTGCCCTTGAGTCGACAATTGGGTCGCCAAAGACGTCCAATTCCAAACTAGCTGTTCTTTCTCGCGAGAGTTCTTTAAAGAGCTTAGATAAAGGAAGACTGTGGTCTTCAAATCGTTCTAATTTAGACACACTCCCAGTTAATGATGCTACAGAATTGGCAAAGCCTGCTTTAGATGCACGAGGGCTCAATTTACGAG GTAATTTCTTGAAATCTAATTCTTTTAACTCTCTGAATTCAAAACCAAAGGTCAAGCTCGTAGATCAAGTTGTTATTCAGAGGCAGAAATCAGCTAAGGAACATGGTTCTTTCCGTCTTAAGGAGGGTGTAGTCAGATCTATAGGCAAATCTATGTCATTTAGATCTACAAATTCCAATCGTTCTGAATCAAAAATAAAGATGTTATCGCCTAGACCGTCAAACATCCAGGAcctaaaaaatacaaaagagAGGAGTGCGTTTGAACGGCAGCGCTCATTCAGAACGGAACATCTATCAAATAATTCGGCAATGGGTGCTTCCATGAGTTTGACATCACGAATTGATAAAAGACCATCATCCAGGGCTGAATCATCTTCACTTGCCTCCCCTACCAATCACCAGGAGGTGAAACCAGTACAAACTGATGGTAAATCAGCAGCATTATCGAGGTCATTGAGTCTTGCATCTCGAAGGAATGCAGATTTACCCAGTACTACAG GTGAATTTAAGAGACCATCAAAACACGGCCATAGTATTCCTGTGCTTTCATCAGCCAATGGAGTTAATAATACTGAACAAAAACATAATCAGATTAGCGTGAAGCAGGATCCTGCCTCATGTGGTGTTTCTGAAAAGTTGTCTGTTAGTGCTAGTGAAGGTGTATCTGATGGATTAGTTCAGTCCAAGGATTTAGCAAATTCTGCTGACCGACCAAAGGAATATTCTGGAAGCCGTGTGGGCCCACCATCTGTAAGGTCCTCAAGAGATGAAAGTGACAACCTGAAAGCTGCAATTGAAGCTGCTGTACTGAGGAAGCCAGGAGTCTATAGGAAGCATAGAGCTTCTGGCCAATCTGATGAGTCATCCGTGCCAATTGTGGCTTCTGTAGCTTCTAATATAGACCACATGTCAAGTGCCAAAAGTAGAAAGTTATCTTCTGATGCGGAGCTAGCTGAGAGGCCTCCAGTATCTTGGAATTTTACTGCTGACCCTCTTAAAGAGGAAACTCTCAATAGTGTAAAGCAGTCTTTGATGGGTCGTGCAGAGGGTCTTTCTTCTGGAGTTCGAGATGGTGTTCATGTTGGCCTTTCCTCGCGAGATGCACTCAGTAATGTTCCAGCAGTAATGCCTCTCTTGTTGAAATCCATAGCAATCCCTGAGCATGAATATATTTGGCA AGGAAGTTTCGAGATTTGGCGAAGTGGTCAAACACTTGAGTTGTGGGATGGAATTCAAGCTCATCTATCGACATGTGCTTCACCTAAAGTTGTTGAAGctgtaaataaatttaataatagaaTTGTACTCTATGAAGTTCCTCGTGCAAGCACCTGGCCGGTTCAGTTTCAGGAAAATGGTGTTGGAGATGATAACATAGCCCTTTTCTTTTTTGCTAAAGACCTTCATAG CCACGAGAAGATTTACAAAGTTTTACTGGATAATATGATGAAGAATGACCTTGCTCTTAAAGGAAATATTAACGGTGTTGAGCTCCTCATATTTCCTTCTAATCAGCTTCCTGTTAACTTGCAAC GGTGGAATATGTTGTTCTTCCTTTGGGGTGTTTTCAGAGGAAAGAAAGAACTTAGCCTGCGGCAAATGCCTGAATCCACAATTGCACCTCGAGATATTCCCCCGCCAATAATGTCTTTGCCTGAGAATAGATGCTCGCTCAGGCCTATCTCTGAGAATGCAAGCCAAGATGGACATCCAGGGCTTAAAGTGCCTACTTCAGAAGAGTTACAGGGTTTAACTAGAGTTGTTAAAAGAGATGTTACTATGGATATACCTCCTTTGGATCAGCTTGGACATGGGCTAAATTCTAGTTTGTCATCTACAGTAAAAAGTGATGGTGCAAAGCAATGCGAAGAAGTGAGGGGTGCTTATCAG GAAAGCGGCATCAGTTCCAGTTGCAGTCCCCCTGTTGCCATGACAAGTCCTGGTTCTGGAAGGGAGCAAATGCTGATGGAGCCGGACACTCCAGTTGGCAATCCACATTCACCACATGATTCCTGCAAATCGGTGGCTGGTACCCCTAAGGATGGCACGTGTGAAGGAGCTATACTGGAGAAAACGTGTCATCAAGATGAGTTAAAGATAAGAATGGATGCTATAGATCTATCAAGAGATGCAGAAATGCCCATGGACGATGACAGGGGCATTAAAGACCTAAACGTGGAGCCTGACAAATGGCTCTTTAGCCATAAAGAACCGATGCTTCCTGGACCGTCGTCATCTTTAGGGGATCATACTCTCTCTACTGGCACTGGTTATGTGTCACCCAGAAATCATAATATGCACAATGAAGCTGTCAGAACAATTGAAAAA GTAAACCACATTCCTACGGGCTCCTACGCACTGCAGAGCCAACATGGTGAAGCTGGTGTTGGGACTGTCCCGAAATACTATGAACATGGACATGGTGAAAGGTACTTTTTCCCTGTGCAATCACAGCCTGTGAAGGGCTCAACCTTAACCGATGGATCTATGCCCTGGAAAAGGCATCTGCTAGATGATGATCGGCTGAGTGATAAAGCACCGAATCTAGAGCTTGCTTTAGGGGCAGAAATAAAACCACTGACTTTGGGCATTGAGCCGCTATTGGTTAGTAAAATAGACCATAAAGTACACGAGGAACGTATTCTCGAAGAggcaaggaagaagaagaaggcagAGGAGGATGTATCGGCGTCCCTCTCCCTTTCTCTGTCTTTCCCCTTCCCGGAGAAGGAGGTGGATGCTAGAAGTGAGCAGCAGCTCATGTCTCAGAGGAAACATGTGAATACTTCTTCAAGGCTTCTCTTTGGAAATTTGAGAGACAATTAG